One Rhodococcus sp. P1Y DNA window includes the following coding sequences:
- a CDS encoding GntR family transcriptional regulator, with translation MPPRRRSVLLSQLRIVEPGGRQSTILDELRRVILSGDAPPNTAIPLNEVAEIFGVSRIPVRESLKTLIGERLVDHRPNLGYTVAQLTSAELREMYIVREVLESAALSTAALSATDSDREVAIEASRVLEQSITVDDPREYHRRSREFHMALTRPSRMKRLLHMLESAWNITEPVQPMVHVAGADRASLHSDHAAMLDAFLERDSAKLLEIAQFHSGRLNAVISSITSDSGLLADPHSE, from the coding sequence ATGCCCCCACGTCGCCGGTCGGTGCTTCTGTCGCAGTTGCGCATCGTCGAGCCCGGAGGCAGACAGTCGACCATCCTCGACGAGCTTCGGCGCGTCATTCTTTCCGGCGACGCCCCGCCCAACACCGCTATTCCTCTCAATGAAGTCGCGGAGATATTCGGCGTCAGCAGAATTCCCGTGCGCGAATCGTTGAAGACGTTGATCGGTGAAAGATTGGTCGATCATCGTCCCAATCTCGGATACACGGTGGCGCAATTGACTTCCGCCGAATTGCGCGAGATGTACATTGTGCGCGAAGTGCTGGAGTCCGCGGCATTGTCGACCGCAGCACTGTCGGCCACCGACAGTGATCGAGAAGTGGCAATAGAAGCCAGTCGCGTTCTGGAACAGAGTATTACCGTCGACGATCCCCGTGAGTACCACCGCAGAAGTCGCGAGTTCCACATGGCCCTGACTCGACCGTCACGAATGAAAAGATTGCTGCATATGCTGGAATCAGCGTGGAACATCACCGAGCCCGTGCAGCCGATGGTGCACGTTGCGGGCGCGGACCGCGCATCCCTGCATTCCGATCATGCGGCCATGCTCGACGCTTTTCTCGAACGGGATTCCGCCAAACTTCTGGAGATCGCACAATTCCACTCAGGACGTCTCAATGCGGTCATTTCGTCCATCACGAGCGACTCCGGACTGCTTGCCGATCCACACTCCGAGTGA